Part of the Betta splendens chromosome 17, fBetSpl5.4, whole genome shotgun sequence genome, cataactcatatggactTAACcgcaataattaactcttccaagtcgtccacttgtcttttagattcaatcccaaccagattactcaaagaagttctacctttaatcagctcgtccatattaaatcaaatcaaccaatctttacaactaggctatgtaccacaggcttttaaggtggctgtggtcaaacctctattgaaaaaaacaactctggaccctggagagcAAGCCAACTaaaggcccatttcaaatttaccttttatttccaagattcttgaaaaaatcgtggctaaacaattatctgaccacctgagtgggaataacctgtacgaagattttcagtcaggatttagaaaacataatagcacagaaacagctgtggttagagtcactaatgatcttctattagcttcggacagtggtctagtttctgcccttgtcctgttagatcctagtgctgcatttgatacaattgatcataacattctattacagacactagaacatagaattgggattaatggaacagcattgggatagtttaaatcctatttgttgaacagattccagtttgttcatgttaatgatgaatcctccacatgcacaaggattagctatggagtaccacagggttctgtgcttggtccaattctgtttagcctatacatgtctcctctaggtgagattattaggaagcattctattaagcTATATATCAGCTacatatgtccttggaacctaatgaaacagatcaactagtcaaaattcagggttgtttaaaacacatcaaatccaagatgtcccaaaacttccttcaactaaattcagataaaactgaaattcttattgttgggcctaaaaatctgagagagacaatattgagtcagatagccaccctggatggcataacattagcttcagattctactgggAGGAAcattggtgtcatctttgaccaggatctctctttaaacaaatctccagaaccgcctactttcatcttagaaatatagctgaaatcagaagcatcctctctcagagcgatgcagagaaactgatccatgcatttgttacctctaggctggactactgtaactccttactcataggatgtcctaacagctcttaaaatgctgcagccagagttctgacaggacttagaaagagagatcacatttctcctacattagcttctctgcactggctgcctacaaaatgtaggatagaatttaaaattctcctacccACCTGCGaagtacttaatgataaagctccttcttatcttaaagacctcatagttccttatgctcccagcagaacgcttcgttctcagagcgctgggctacttgtggttcctagagtctttaaatgtagaacaagAGGCAGAGCTTATAAAGCTTATAAGAGcttaaagcttatagttagagatggttcaggtcactggcaatgattgttagtcacaggaaccatctcttagttaagctgcaatagacataaactgctgggggacttcatttatacactgagctcctctgtttccttctacctcttctgtccaataacctcccatcattgtcccatgtttaactaaccttgtctctttctctccagtagttgtgcttctctcccgctctctctctctctctctctctctttctctctctccccctctctgtcctcacctacaggtatcataggactcaaagtttggtgtctgtgatgggcagctgccgatccaaccatcctgcctgtatccagtctctggtccaaccgtcctgcctgtgttctgttgttgcttgttgttgttgtgctcctTCTTATcctaaagacctcatagttccttatgctcccagcagaacgcttcgttctcagagcgctgggctacttgtggttcctagagtctttaactgtagttaagctgcaatagacatagactgctgggggacttaatttatacactaagctcctctgtttccttctacctcttctgtccaataaccttccattattgttctatgtttaactaacctagtttcttcctctccagtagttgtgcttctcctccgctctctctctctctcattggactcaaagtttggtgtgtgatgggcagctgcggatccaaccatcctgcctgtatcccgtccctggtccaaccatcctgcctgtgctctgttgttgcttgttgttgttgttgtgcttttctctctctctctatcccctcaccccaactggtcgaggcagatggcaaCCCACAtctagcctggttctgctggaggtttcttcgtCAATATAGAGGgggtttttcctcttcatcgttgctgtcaaattaaatgcttgttgtatgtgggatatgttgggtttagttgtgtaaggtcttaaaccttactttgtaaagtgccttgagataacttgtTATTcacttgttgtgatttggcgctatataaataaaattgaattgaattgaatgtttttatatttcatttttagccacgttctttttatacctgcaggattgcgcctacataaaaattgaaattaaactcttacatgagttttgggtaacttttaaaaacctaattagattaatgtaataattgctctccataaaatgtattggattattatcattactttacaaatcccacataaaccacaacaggaattttaaaaatggatagacataacactgcacttttaattgatacaaacgtcggtattttatgcaattactgaagtaactccttagatgagtgaaaaaattactttaaaagtctTTACTTTACGAAAATGAAAtataacaatactaaaattacttagtaattagttacaccgaacaccgtatgattaaaatgtaaacttacgcattgactcgagcagctaagTTAATTCTCTCCCTTTTGCCACTGTTGCATTTTCTACCGAATATAGGCTCAtagtcgttatatgcttgacgtatcatatccaaTTCCGGAactcttttgttgtcctgttaccatggtgactCGTAGTATCTTCAGGGCTTTTTATAGTCGCGGTGCACgtgcttaactctgagtcagtcaactcagagttgcttaaaccaacccTTCTCAGCTGTCCTGAAACCGAAACTCCAGGCTTGCAAACTCAGTataagtcaactcagagttcagtttaaactcagagtttgttaaacctccttcttgaaacgggcccctgttgAACATGAGCACTGAGTCAACTCAGATAGGTTTGCTTCAGTCTTTTTCATCTCTACACAGAATTCATCTGTGCAATCTGTTTCATTTTAAGCCTTTGCTCTGAGTGCATTCTCATTGCATGGAAGAAGTTATGCAAATAGATGATCAAAATACAGCCAAATATATTAATAGATTTGAATTTAGCAATGTATTTAAaacgtttaaaaaaatgtagaaaaaaaacaaaagtttaatttattgttaaaaaactgatgacaaataaaacaaattcatGTAATTTGGTTTAATGAAAGTCTGAACATGTATGTGCACAGTGATGACATCAACaaagaagcaaaataaaaagggGAATTAAAGTTATCTATAATTTAATACCATTAAACATCTGACAAGTTTGACAAACACCTGTAATCTGGTTGAGAAAGTCCTCCCCTGCTTGGCAGTCACTGCTTTAGACAGGAGTTTTGCTTCAGAACTTCTCTGGTCTGTCTACGTCATCTGCATTAAAGCTGAAAGGCTTATCATAGCCCATTAAGTGGTTGTAATCGTTTGGGATGGTGAACAGGTCTGGGTTTACCAGCAGCCCCACATTGTTGGCATAGAAGGTTGTAAACATTTTGCTAACGTCTGGAATTCTGACCTGACTCTGGTGAAACACAGTCTTTTTTTTAGTGAGAAAGACACTGTAGGTGATGGCAGTATAGCTGTCCGTGTCTGGGTTGTGGTACAGGCGGACCACATAGCCCCTGGTTACTaagtggaggaggacaggcatGATAAAGGTGAAGAAGCCAAGTATTGCACAGCAGGTGGCCTGCATAGCGAAGCTTTGGACTCCTAGCCCGGTCTTCAGGAGGATTTGGGGCATGAGAAGGAGGCTGGCCCCACTGGTGCTATAAGAGAAGAACTTTACACCTGAGAGAAGAAACAGAGTACAGGTTAGAATTAAGGGCTAATgtgcaaaacacattttcattcaATTCCATATGTCTAaacatatattcatatattaatCTTGTTAAGCCACAGCACATACTCCAACGCATACTAAGGTTTTATAGAGCACTGTTACACTGAATGCATTTCAGTTTTGAACCAATGGAGTTGACAATTTGTGGCAGTTCTTAAGGCATCCCAAAGAGATCAAATTCACATAACTGGGTTATAGAAGCTGGTGATCCAAAGCGAAAAGCTTAAAACTAAATGATCTGCCTTGTCACAATAATTATTCCAAATCAACTATGTGCATTGATTAATAACTGCAGAAATCATGTAAATGCTTGTTCACATCTACTATGCTCACTTTTCTACATCATCATACATTTTCCTACATCTTGAGTACGCTGAAAACAGTCTAGTGAAAGTGACTCACCTCGAACAGCTGTGCCCAGGCTGCCCGTGTAAATGAGGTTGCCCTCCTCAGGAGGGGTCACCGTGGACATAGAGCAAGTGGCCGGACATAGGGACTGCACAAAgttaaaacaatattattaaaaacaataaataagtcATCACAAACCATCTGTCATTAAGCCCCCCATACTAACTGCTAATACGCTACCATATTAGCAGTTAATGCTAACTAAGCTAGCTAAATTGCACCAGTAGTGGTTTTAAATGTCTATTATCTAATTCCAAGTATTATCTTATAGACTACCCCAACCCGCCAATGAAAGTCGTTGTTGCTAATTTACGGTGGTGAGTGTAAATACCTTGTTGTTAAAAAGAAACGACCTTGTCACAGGTTGTAACTGGATTAACTGTTTCCCACTTATTCTTCTAAAGCAAATCGCAGAAACACCATGTCTTGCAGTAGTGTGAACGTGAACAGCACATGGTCCTAATCTACGCAGAATATGTGCAGAAAACATAATGTCGTATTTACAAGCGTAACAAGCTACTTTCCACATGCGCGCAAACTGGAAAGAATTATGCTTCcgcttctttcttctccttgttTTTTATTGGCGATTGGCAACCAACGTAAAgttgcattaccgccacctgctGTGCTGGAGTGTGGACCAAAATGGATGAATCCGACGATATCCTGCCCACTCCGGGATGAAAATGATTTTAGTAATAATAGAGCTGAGCTGGAATCTGAGCACAGCACTTTGTCGGGTTTCACCTTTTCTATCCACTGTAACGCTGCTGTATTATCTAAGAATTCCACTGTAtacacttcttcttcttcttcttcttctttatcttcttcttcttcgtcttcttcgtCTTCTCTGTGTTTTGTAGGTAGAAACCAGCTTATAGGAGCATTCTCGCCATGTAGCGGACTGCGGTGTGCAGCAGTAGTTTACCAATCGTCTCTTGTTCTGTTGCATGCATCGTATATTATTCTGTCAGTCGGTTCTGTGTATGTTACTTGGTTTGTGTActaatttatctttgttgtttgtttatccTATTTTAATGTTTACTCACTTACTTACTTTATTTTACTCACTGATTATTAATGATGGGTAGAAGAGGCGTCATGAAGAGTTTCGagacattgcaaaactgtattgatactgtgccgatactgtgtcactgaatactaaGACCTGCTGGACCCTAAAAATCCCTACTGGCAACATAGCTGAcggactcatctgacactgGTTTGATGacataatatatacaataatataatttaagccattgtattttatatagcattatttcatatcttcattttaTCTAGAACCAACAAATTGGCATCTTACTACACAATTTCCAAactgctggggtcaacacactgtgagatggttttgtttaaataggaaagtccTGTTGAACAAATGCgtaaaatgcataaaataatattattaaaaaaaactaatagtcactttgaaattaatctgaattcagatacaccaggtgaaaactttttaatattaattaattatattattaatacactttcactttattataaaatcaaataaaaaaagacacctAATTTTCCGATAtaagatgaattatagatgaatttgacaatgaacggcaaacgctcagggattccttttggcagatgcatCCCAACACATGCGCTGCCTTATAAACACTGTCTGGCGCGCcggacagtgactgatacaggaactgtatcggtcacgtgattttccaacgcgatacgcgcaccgacacagtgtttcgctctatgAGCTCGACGCATGCGCCGATGCATCGGTGTTGCCAGACCCATCACTACTGTTTATCACAGTGAACATTTAACACCAACATGTTATAACTTTGCAGACGTTTTTAACCACACTTTTCAGCTGAGTAAGATAACTGAAAGAAGATTGAAATGAAGTGAAGCCTGTTGTATCATCCTTACATACATTAATGTATATATGTTCTGATATATCTTTTTCAGGACATAGTATTTGATCCTTGTCTTAAGTTGGGTGGCATTTTATGTCTGcacaactcaactcaactcaattcaattcaattttatttatatagcaccgaATCaaaacaaggttatctcaagaaggcactttacaaggtttaagaccttacacaactaaacagatcccacaacaacaacaaagcacaggcaggatggttggatccacagctgcccatcacagacacaaagctctgagtcccataatacctgtaggtgaggacagagtgggggagcgAGAGAGTGGGGGACAAGCAcgactactggagagaaagagacaaggttagttgaacatggaACGATGATGGGAgagaattttaaatgaaaaatttttaaattctatcctccATGCTGTCAcggcctggactcacttcctgttttatttcttatacttacggttttgtcttgtcacttttgttttagctttacctTGCAGTCCTGTatgtcattagtaatcagttctgtagtatttaagcaccacctctcaccccagcaccttgccagattgtctgcgttgtcttgtccagcattccagcattctagTTTCCTGTGTTTCGTGTGTGGCCTCGTTTTGTACTCGTTTAGTCCAGCCTCCGACAGTCCAGTGCAGTAAGTTTGACCATCGCCTGTATTTTGACCTTGCCTTTGCCTACTCCCTGTCGGATcctgtttgctgccacaacgtgtatgacctctgcctgcctgactttGATTATTAAACTTCTAGACTTTTGTCTAGTCCTCACTTTGGCTAGTTCTTTGAtgcctgtttgagggtcaagatgtgattttagggctaaggttagaTTTGAGGTTTGGTTCAGTTTAGAGCAAAGGCTAGACGTTTGTCTtaagttgtgatggttagggtgaggggcgAGGGAGGCATTATGTCACCTTGATTTAAGTgcaagatgtgtgtgtgtgtgtgtgtgtgtgtgtgtgtgtgtgtgcgtgcgtgtgtgtgtgtgtgtgtgcatgcgtgtgcgcgtgtctgtgtgtgcgcgagtgcgtgtgtgtgtgcgtgtgtgtctgtggttgcgCGAGTGCGTGTccgtgtacgtgcgtgtgtgtgtgtgcgtgtgtgtgcacgtgtctgtgtgcatgagtgcgtgtgtgtgtgtgtgcgtgtctgtgtgcgcgagtgggtgtgtgtgtgtgtgcgcgtgcgtgtgtgtgcgtgtcagtgtgtgcgcgagtgcgtgcgtgtgtgtgtctgtgtgtctgtgtgtgaatgcgtgtgtgtgtttgcgtttgtgtgcgcgtgtctgtgtgtgcgcgagtgtgtgtgtgtgtgtgtgcgtgtgtgtgtgtgtgcatgtgtgtgtgtgtgtgtgcgtgtgtgtgcgcgtgtgcgtgtgtgtgtgtgtgtgtgtgcgtgcgtgtgtgtgcgtgtctgtgtgtgcgcgagtccgtgtgtgtgtgtgtgtttgtgtgtctgtgtgtgcatgcatgtgtgtgtttgtgtgtgtgtgcgcgtgtctgtgtgtgcgcgagtgcgtgcgcgtgtgtgtgtgcgtgtgtgtgtgcgtgcaaagTGTATAAAGTCAACGCCACTCTCATGTCAGGAACATATAAATTAAAGTCAGCACAAACAAGTGAGGCACGTGTTGAACATACAGGACATAATACGCTAATTTGTTCACATGTAAGCAAACAGTGTAAACTCAGTGTGAAGTCTGTGTGTGGGTCTCATTTTGCTCATTTTTGTATTTTGAGCCATAAAATTGGCATAGATTCCATAATTAGGCTCTTGAGGTGCACCGTCATCTCCACAGtgttgagcgtgttgagctccagctggttctgactgcaccactggaccagctgctccacctcccctctgtatgcagactcatcaccatcctggatgagcccaatgACGCTCTTGTGTCTCCTCAAGTGTCTGCACACTTCAGGCGTTTCACAGAcgggttccctgaggtgcagtcacCAACCTTTTTGAACCTGAGAGTTACATCTTGGGGACCGATTCATGCGAAGGGCTACCAGTTTGATACACACTTCTGAACACACAAATTGCCTTTAATAAGCCTTTAATTATATGTTATTATTCACAATTATCTTATTAATCTATGAGTAAAGACAGTGGTCATGTTAATGATTTTTCTCAAAATTAATCAACAATGATTTAACAAGGAAGGAAACAGGGAACAGcggaaaaaagaaaatcagatTCTAATAGAGTGCTAAGTGTTTTTAAGAGGATCATGTTTTCTGCCATTGAAAATGCGCCTGTGGCCTGATATAATGTTAAATATGATTTCTTTCACGCCTTAATAATAAGTGTATGTCCAACACGGCCTGGTAGATTTTTCAGTTTCACGCCAAACGTAAGTATTAGCTGATGATGTTTCCTATCAGATGTTGATGTTTATAgatgtgatgatgtcagagGATGTCAATTGAGTTGATCTAAGAACAATCCTGCATCTGCACAAACCTTTAGATGTGAAGCATAATTTTACTACTGCAGTTGTCATGTGGTGATCAGGAACCTGGTCATCAGTCAAAGACTGAGGCAATGTTTGACGACCTTTGCACATTTACACACTGGTCAGAGCTCAGATTTGCGTTTGATTCCTGTCAGAACTGAATGAATGCTGAAAAATGTTTGTCTACTTCTCTTTCCTCCCGATTGcaccaaaaaacaaagaaactcaTCTAAGATAGTTTCATCAATGCTTTTCTTCATAAGCGATATAGGTTTGATACAGACCCCTGCACTTTCTccctgaactcacactttaataggtttgaccaagcacccactcacacctctcagcagctgcctccgaacctcttgtcacctcataccactggattaccagcccccacagcccttcacacctttacacaaagccctctaccctcagccctgacgactggtgactcatcccaaccacaccccctcacttcacaccacactgagacactccctcaacccctatccttctccagcacccaggtgagaagtgagctcaggaagatcaaggccaggaaagcagctggaccagacggcatcagctccagactccttaagtcctgtgcaggcgaactgtgtggagttatggagcatgtcttcaacctgagcctcaagctgagggtggtaccacagctctggaagacctcctgcgtggtaccagtgcccaagacaccgcacgccaaagaccccagcagcttcagaccagtggctctgacatcacacctgatgaagacactggagagactggtcctgggtcacctccgctctgcagtgggaacctacctggacccgctgcagttcgcctaccgacacggcataggagtagacgacgctgtcatcttcctcctacatcgagccctttcccacctagagaagcccggcagcactgtgaggatcatgttctttgacttctccagggccttcaacaccatccagccgatgcttctgaaacacaaactggaggaggctggtgtggaccttcatctgacggagtggattatggactatctcacaacaggcctcagtttgtgagagccagggactgtgtgtctgacactctgacctgcagtgtgggggccccacaggggactgtactggcccccttccttttcaccctctacacggcagacttcagacacaacacggacagctgtgttctgcagaggttctctgatgactctgcgattgtcaccgatgatgctgatgcaaagtacagaggactcactcagaactttgtggactggtgccagcggaaccacctcctgatcaatgcagggaaaacaaaggagatggtggtggatttccgcagacagcagcctgctgtcatatcaccgatgcacatccagggaagggacattgagagagtggactcttacaagtacctgggagtgcatctgaacaataaactggactggactcataacacggatgcactgtacaggaagggtcagagcagactctacctgctgaggagactgcggtcttttggagtgagggggccactcctggagaccttctatgactctgtggtggcatcagccatcctgtacggtgtggtctgctggggcagcagcatcacagcgagggacaggaagagactggacaggatcatcaagaggtccagctctgtcctgggctgcactctggacacggtgcaggaggtgggtgagagaagggtcctggctaaactgacatcctcatggaccaggtctctcacccactggaggactcactgtctgctctggagagcagcttcagtagcagactgatccaccctcgctgtgtgaaggagagatatcgtagatccttcctacctgctgctgtcagactgtacaatcagaactgttgaccacgtcccaccacagtcactcacccactgcatcagtggtttatatagcaacctgctctgcacaatatttgtgtaaatctgtgaacaatcatgtatattgttaccggtacaaatcttatacccattactgtgcaataaccctgcaatgacctcatactcactctaactgtactgtactgctttgtactgtgccaacacaaactgttctgtacctgtattcttgctcatctgtactgctgttgtgagaggtaatttccccactgcgggactattaagggttttcttattcttattattcttactTTCTGTCATGAAGAGCCTATTGAACATGTCTTTTtgaactgtgcatgtgtggaaaGGTTTTAGGCTGGTATTCACACTTGGATGTCCTGAAAGTTGGAATCTcagacactgacactgacaacTTGATTTTACTTCTGTGAGAATATGACATCCTCACATGCAGAGGAAGCGGTTGaacttcctctctttctttgtttctaatttattttaccATAGTTTTGAATCCTTGAACCTCGTGGTTAAACTTAACAAAAAGCCAAAGA contains:
- the tmem70 gene encoding transmembrane protein 70, mitochondrial; the encoded protein is MWKVACYACKYDIMFSAHILRRLGPCAVHVHTTARHGVSAICFRRISGKQLIQLQPVTRSFLFNNKSLCPATCSMSTVTPPEEGNLIYTGSLGTAVRGVKFFSYSTSGASLLLMPQILLKTGLGVQSFAMQATCCAILGFFTFIMPVLLHLVTRGYVVRLYHNPDTDSYTAITYSVFLTKKKTVFHQSQVRIPDVSKMFTTFYANNVGLLVNPDLFTIPNDYNHLMGYDKPFSFNADDVDRPEKF